The Lathyrus oleraceus cultivar Zhongwan6 chromosome 5, CAAS_Psat_ZW6_1.0, whole genome shotgun sequence genome includes the window aagttgcatcggCCTAAACGTCGgaacttcttcaatctgaacatcggaaaactggcctgaacgccacaagttgcatcgacctgaacgtcggaaacttcttcgatctgaacatcggaaaattggcctggatgccacaagttgcatcgacttgaacgtcagaaacttcttcgatctgaacatcggaaaactggcctgaacaccacaagttgcatcgacctgaacgtcggaaacttcttcgatctgaacatcggaaaactggcatgaacgccacaagttgcatcgacctgaacgtcagaaacttcttcgatctgaacatcggaaaactggcctgaacaccacaagttgcatcgacctgaacgtcggaaacttcttcgatctgaacatcagaaaactggcctgaacgccacaagttgcatcgacctgaacgtcagaaacttcttcgatctgaacatcggaaaactggcctgaacgccacaagttgcatcgacctgaacgtcagaaacttcttcgatctgaacatcggaaaactggcctgaacaccacaagttgcatcgacctgaacgtcagaaacttcttcgatctgaacatcggaaaactggcctgaacgccacaagttgcatcgacatgaacgtcagaaacttctttgatctgaacatcggaaaactggcctgaacgccacttcggtctgaataccggaaacttcatgcctgtcagcatcggcagaaatagggaacgataatagaggcggcgcatgggccaatgacacttgctggggataacaaaggtaagtcatgaacaatcttcagtctgagtactggaaacaacttctggcttatcacttgtGATACCGAGAAcgttttatgcttacatgcgtatgtttgaatttttcaatggcgtaatgctccatgaaaatggaaatgctacgcgatttgagaggatgcaatgcaatatgattctacatgcaggggtgcgaaatgctgggtagaatgccaagctgaggcaaggggatctgctggggaaatgatcaccatcttctggaccctggcaaggctgctggagatgcacagcataaagaattctgtggggaaatgacccgccacacgatgttctagcaatgacgaaataccgagattctgactggggagagaacggcactgaaaacctgctgttggggaaagcgatagtggttctggcaaccacgatctgcgagagatgactcagcaggggaagcaaacaccgatacggtaccgaggttctgcttcaaggaaagaaaccatggatctggcattgggattatcgatctggcctcgaactctgaggagcaaccgcttctgctgggaagatacagtctggcactgtcaactccgttgggggtatatagtctgacactgtcagctctattggggagtgtataatctgaaaccaccgcttggggggaggtacagtggtgagaaactgctggggattgaagaatccaacgctctgatcagctctgcagggataagataccgaattcgtctgttggcgactttactggggaaaacattcacgatcatctgcaggggattttagggaaatgccccgagggtacctgttctgaatagacaatccaaagcacttaaaatttacagcaattttaaatttttattaagcatgtacctgtaaagctcttatgtgtcatgatgcaatgtttatcaaaaaattcggacgtcatttttgcaaacaaaacagtaaaatgaaaatgaaaacagagatatactgaataacatgattttattgattgaacggcctctgaataggcatttacatcaggaagcaatccctggaaagaggtaatcgcacaacaaataaaaacagacattaatctaatggcaaggtgaaatggatttctattgggttccaattctgctatgacttgctcgtcttcaagatcctccagatgatcagctttctgaaagagtgattggactgtttcctatccttcaaaagtttccagtcattgacatGAGATAAGATCcagaactactcagaacacaatcattcgcttaatccctaacttttgcctggatcgcccttttcgggttttcaatccaccgggatacccatttttgtctaagttgccttttcaggttttcaacttaccgggtgtacaatcttttcacttttaatccctaatttttgcccgaacctttttcattttcttggttcgccaggatgcccatttttgcttggattactctttttattgtccagcgggtctatttcatgcgaagtattttttaacagcgtctgagttcaccggggaagtgaagttttcaccatccatcgttgcaagcattaaggccccaccatcaaaaaccttggtgacaatatacggtccatcatagttaggagtccacttgcccctatgatctgtctgaggaggaaggattcttttcaacaccaaatctccgacctggaagcatcgaggacgcactttctgatcaaaggctctcttcatccgactttgatacaactgcccatgacaaatggctgccattcgcttctcttcgataagacttaactcattgaaccttgtctgaatccattcagcttcgtctaacttgacatccaacaggactcttagagaaggaatctccacttcaacaggtaggactgcttccataccatacacaagggagtaaggggttgccccggtcgatgtacgtactgaagtacggtacccatgcaaggcgaagggtagcatctcatgccaatctctgtacgtaacaaccatcttctgcacaattttctttatgttcttatttgccgcttcaacaacaccgttcatcttagggcggtaaggggaagaattgtgatgctgaatgttgaagttctggcacaactccttcatcattttgttgttgagattagaatcattatcaataatgattctttcgggaatcccatagcgacaaatgatttctttcttgatgaatcgggcaaccacatgtctggtgaccttcgcaaatgacgttgcttcgacccacttggtgaaatagtcgatggcaacaaggatgaagcgatgcccattggaggcggtcgactcaatccttccaatcatatcgatgccccacatagcaaaaggccacggcgaagacatcacattcaaaggattcggcggcacatgtaccttatcagcataaatctggcatttatggcacttccgagcatatttgaaacaaacagattccatggtcatccagtaataacctgctctcaacaatttcttagccatttcatgtccgccggcatgagtaccgaaggagccttcatgaacttcctacattaacatgcctgcttcgtgtctgtccacgcatctaagcaaaaccatgtcgaagttcctcttatacagaacatcgtctttgttcaagaagaaacttcctgccaatcttctcaaagtctttctatcattgttggatgcccctgcagggtactcttgattcttcagaaagcacttgatgtcgtgataccaggacttgtcatcaactaccagttcagcaacaaacatatacgcggccctatcaaggcgcatcacgtcgatcttgggagcctggttccaacggatcatcgtgatcatggaggatagagtagcaagagcatctgccatctggttctcatcacgaggtatatggtacaactttactgttgtgaagaaagtcaacagtcttctcgtgtaatctctgtaggggaccagagtaggttggagagtgttccaatcaccattcacttgattgattaccagagctgaatctccgaagatatccaaagtcttgattctcaaatcaatggcttgctcaatatccaagatacaggcttcatactcagctttattattggtgcactcgaaagtcagacgagcggtgaaaggcatgtgggcacctttcggagttgtaatgacaacaccaattccacttcctctggcgttgacggccccatcaaacattaaagtccacttttcgtctggatcaggtccctcttcaacaactggctcttcaccgtctttcatcttgaggaacatgatgtcttcatctagaaaatcaaacttcatcggctcataatcttcaaccggctgttgagcaagatagtctgacaaaatactccccttgatggctttctgggaagtatactggatgtcgtactctgtcagtaccattttccaacgagcaactcttccggtgagagctggcttctcaaatatatacttgactggatccattttggagatcagtaaggttgtgtgagacagcatgtattgtctcaatcgcttcgcaacccatgcaagtgcacaatatgttttttcaagcattgagtatctcgactcgcaatctgtgaatttcttactcaggtagtagatggcatgctctttcctacctgtctcgtcgtgttgaccgagaacacaacccatggaattgtccagtactgtcaaatacataatcagcggtctccctgggaccggaggcacaaggataggaggattctgcaaatactcttttatcttctcgaacaccctttgacaatcatcattccacctgatagcctgatcttttctcaacaatttgaatattggctcacatgtggctgttaggtgagagatgaaccttgcaatgtagttcaacctccctaagaaaccacggacttgtttctctattctcggctcaggcatttcctgtatcgctttcactttggccggatccacctcaatcccttttccgctaacaacaaaacccagtagttttccagatctcaccccaaaagtacacttgttcggattaaacctcagcttgaatttcctcaaacgctcaaacagtttctgcaaattcaccaaatgttcttcttctgtctgaaatttggcaatcatatcatcaacataaacctcgatttcatgatgaatcatatcatggaaaagagtcaccatcgctcgttgatataTTGCTCtggcatttttcagaccaaacggcatcaccctgtagcagaaggtgccccattgggttatgaatgttgtcttctccatgtcttctggtgccatcttaatttgattatagccagaaaagccatccatgaaggagaataccgagaactgagtcgtgttatccaccaaaacatcaatgtgaggtaaggggaaatcatctttaggactagccctgttcagatcccggtagtcaacacacatccgtacctttccatccttcttaggtaccggaacgatatttgcaacccatggcggataatttgtgactgctagaaaccctgcgtccaactgtttttgcacttcttcctttatcttgacaaccatctctggtcttgttcttctgagcttctgcttgaccggaggacaaccttctttgagcggcaagcgatgtaccacgatgtctgtgtcaagccctgatatgtcctgataagaccaagcgaagatgtcaacatactctcgcagcaattcaatcaaccccttcttcatattgtcttccaaagcagcccctatcttgatttctctcttggcgtcctcggtgccgagattaatcacttcaacagactcttgatgcggttgaatgaccctttcctcttgttttaataacctggtaagttcttcagggagttcacagtcttcatcaccttcttcttcagcttgaaagattggattttcaaagtcgaagcgagccatagcagaaccgttatcaataggatccggtgatgtacatttgcatgagtgatggtatgtgtttatgagtgtgaaaaaaagaaaaaaagtggaaactaaacaaaacattgtcatttttttttgaaaaactgcaaaaatagaaagacagggaacgaaatatttgaatgcaaaaagacgtcctttatttatgataaaaaatgcaagtgtcacatagatgagccctacaatgagtcattacgccctggcggaacgtaagacttggatatgcatgaataaacaaagaaaattactcctccagacaagtggcttggagaatctcctcagaagaccaattgttgagaacttcacccgggatcctcggacgcacccagttatcgatgttgcaatcactatccccatcttcattgttgaccgcggagactaatttgacttctccttcaaccatgttaacgttggctccaccatgctggggcatgggattgttgacgacattaggagctggtgcaaagttaacggcctttgaatcaatgaggtcctgaactacgtgcttaaaagctttgcagttctcaatattgtcttccaatcttctaaacatggggtccacaccatgacccataccaaagtcttcctgcagcagggggaactgatcgtcctgatcatcatgaacgggctgttgaccggaggtgacatgtaggactgggataggccccggtccattgggtccattagcctctccagctggaggatcagtcaccgtctctggttaagcagggggattcctctgtatcatctgcctgagctcttattgtccctgagccaccccttgaaccacatccatgaattgattcaagcggattttcatctcggcgaactctgcatgttggctttccattactctctgttggtttctgcgggtaccgtaccggtgaatgcctgggtcaaCTATCCTGgtgatggaacaccaaacaaactgagaacactgtggcggtactttttatgcaagacatgctaatgaatatgtaaatgcaatgacatgtttatcaattccaaaggtattttacccccttgattccagtctctcaatagataaacgatgtaaaaaaaaaagactaagccgttgatgagaaccaagaaaattccgactagaatcaagtagaagatataaaccccacataaatggataaacatgtgtgaatgattatgaatgcaaaatgatgtgatgcaaaatgatgtgaatgcagtgcagtggcatgggaatcaggattgctgtatctgcttgaacatctgtcaggttgcactttctggagagaaattaagagcacaccaaacaaaggtcatgggatggatcatgttatccttaatatcaaccacccattttggtggattatggtttacaccttatcaacacccaagtttcattgatattaaggatacctgatcggatcaaccatgaatcgagggtttgttgcaagtcacgagcatggagtttaggttaagaaccacccaaaaggagtgtaataaggtttaaacctgccaaacatgttctacaaaaggttcccatagtcataatcccatctttcggatattatcggaggaacgactactcgtattccaaaaatattctcgagagagactcttatgagtgtagtatcgcgtaacaatcgtatcaaatcttacacttgaacgactttcgcactacgtcctacgaataggccaagatgggtttggtaaactaaggtcctcggcttctaaggtctatattgaaaaagtaatgtctaaccacaacttacttgtgtgacattattgatctcaacataacctccaccaagtgaatgggcttgcaagtcaacttgctaaggaataactccacacaagtcgacaagactatgccattctcctatcctaagtgcactcgagttcgggtatagaactcatctcacaaagatcaccaagcagccatagccagccaacagatacaacaatgatatgtacacaatgcaataaggtaaagcaggtaaataaataactgtacaaaagcatgaacacccaataaacaaacaaactacaaaagctaggagggactcgcttagggaaactgtttccccagcagagtcgccagctgtcgcaacctgaaaaatacagtgtgcgaaaaaaacaaccggcgaaagaaaatgacagaagagtcgccaccgtgcgttatttatcccaaaggagggaaaggaaacgctcgaagtaaacctgaaaaggggaaaggaaaagacaaggccgcgcaaccaaatcttgggttcgggagtcgattatgcgaagggaaggtattagcacccctacgcatccgtagtactctacgggatccacttttgtagttcttgtctaaagggtgtgagtttatcttgtgctgtttactaaaaaaggggttaaattaaaatgactcgcacggatgtcgcatccactgcatacgtatctcatctgaatatgagaatcagagtcttcgtagctcggctgacctatgggttggggggatgtgtgctcgctaagacatagcgtcttatgcctacgtatctcatctggaatgagaatcagagcaagccgtagttcggctaactacggggttatggattgggttttggacgaacgacgttactacgcaatctaccagatgctcgacctttggagacttactctcctgtagtagaaggagtaaacgtgtgtttaggagaagaaaaatcaatgaagggttagggtttgaGATGCTCATGCAAAgggagtcctggacgaaggaacctgtaaaaaaaaataaacacacaaaaacattgccttctatcgaggtcttccagctaggaaagcagtaaaatgcgggaaaaatgtaaaaggtaccacacggatgaagatccgaggtaacaacaattagaggagTGGGAAACCCAAGGATCCTTCccagctaaacaccatcaaagaaagtgagtcagtacaggtaatcggaatgaaactccaggtggtatcccacaaataaagtggaacaccaggcaaaccatctctgcaagagtcatgtgagccctcacaaaacaaaactcaacaaacaggttagagaaacaaaatagggtaaccaagagttgcccccaaatcaaaatgtaaccacatgaatcatgccattaaaattcataaaaagctcacaaaaagaaaccaagggtaggaggcctaaacctcttgtcaaacacatgcatcaaaagggtatcaaattcacccataatacctcatacatttagagcattcaaattaaaggcataaagatgatggatatagggcaaacctgattggagagatcggttgaaatcaaatggcacggaTGGATTTAcaaagtgtgtgagtcagaatgaacctttcagagttgcctggaggttgctgcagattaattctcactctctctgtctaggtttctctccagattttgtccagggttttgttccaaggaaacctcagagtgttttgcttctcttcctttttctgtctcctttgtttcaatgaaactctagtatttataggctaatattggtagcttggtgggcttttgagagaggtccaagtttgagattatttatttaattatttatttatttatttattttttcgtttttttattttttattatttatttttttgaaaaaatattccaattgccatgatgaaatgcaaatgctaaatgacctaaaaatgaatgcatgcatgaggtgtaaagcgtatgcttccaggaaaaatgaagggtaaattttggggtattacaattTGAAAGTGCTTTTAAAATTCGAAAAGGTCCTTCCCAATGTGGAGACCATTTTCCTAATGTTTTATTCTTTCGATCCGTAGGTAATATAACTTTCCAAACTAAATCATTCATAATGAAAGTTTTACCTTTGACCCTCTTATTGTATGCTCTTGCTACCCTCTCCTTCTGTCTTCTTAATACTTCTAATGCATGCAACCTTTCTTCGTCCAAATCAACCAGTTCATTCATCATCATTTCCCAATATAGGTCAGATGGAATTTCTCCTTGTCTTTGGATTCTCACTGATTGCAAGTAGATTTCGACAGGTAATACTGCATCATGTCCAAATGTAAGTTGGAAAGGTGTAGTGTTAGTGGCTTCTTTAGGGGAGGTTCGACAAGCCCAAAGTGCTTGATCTAAagttttgtgccaattttttGGCTTCTTCCCTACATGCTTTTTTATTAAACCAATTATTACTTTATTGGCTGCTTCGActtgcccattggcttgagcataatagggtgtggatattaataatttgaaacccatttcctttgaAAATTCTTGCATCTTTTGACCAGTAAAAACTGATCCTTGATATGTTGTTATACTTTCTGGGATCCCAAATCTATATAATATTTGCCTTTGAATGAATTCAATGACAGtttcttgatccacatttactaaaggtactgcttcgacccatttagtgaaatagtcaaTTCCTACAAGGATGTACTTTTGACCTTTTGATGAAGTAggtcgaatttccccaattaGATCTAATGCCCAACCTCTGAAAGGCCAAGGCTTGATAATTACATGAAGCTCACTTGCAGGAGCATGTTGAATtcctgcatgtacttgacattctTGGCAACCCTTAGCAAACTCTATATAATCTTTTAACATGGTGGGACAATACGTTCCATATCTAAAAAacaaccatttcatcttatggcctgcCTGGTGTGCTCCACAAGCTCCACTATGTACACTAGATAATGCTAAGTATGCCTCGTTTTCTCCTAAACATTTCAACAGGATCCCTTCAGGAGTTTTCTTGAATAATTCATTCCCCATCAAAACATAAGATAAAGCCTTGTACTTGGTTTTTCTTTCTGTATCTATCGAAGGGTCCTTGAGATAATTAATAATTGGATTCCTCCAATCTGTATCCATTAAGGTATCAATGGCCAGTACTTTAAACTCTTCTTTGTTAGCATATCCTAACTGAGTGCTTTCCAAATCTGTCGGAGACAATCTGGCAGCCATTGCTTTTCCTCTTACTTCGACAAGTTCCTCTAGCTTCTCTTTTGAAATTCTATACCCTGACGCTATTTGTTCTAAGTCATTAGCTTCTTGGTTTTTTATTCTAGGAACATGTTTTATGTCTATGTATTCAAATTTTTTGAGCAACCTATTTGCAATGACGAAGTGCATAATTAAATTTTCTTTTATACATTTGTACTCTTTCGTTAGTTGCTTAATTACTAATTCTAAGTCTCCTTTAATTTCGACCctagttgcccccaattccaacaaagcctcaagtcctgcaataagggcttcatattctgcttcgtTGTTAGAACAAAGGGGACATTCGATTCTatatttgagttttgttggaattCCATCAGGAGAAATTATCATGATCCCAACTCCACTTCCATCCTTATGAGTGGAACTGTCGAAGAATAATCTCCAAGGTTTTAACTCGACTTGAAGTTGAGGACTTTCGACCACTGCATGGTCTACAATAAAGTCTGATACTATTTGTCTCTTCATTGCCCTTAAAGGCATAAAGGCTAAAGAGTATTCAGTGAGGGCTAATGCTCATTTTCCAATTCGACTGTGCATTATTGGCTTCGATAACATATACTTAATGACATCAAAGTGTGAAGAGACGTATAAATCAATAGGTTTTATATAATACTTGAGTTTAGTACAAGAGAAATGCAAACAAAGACACAACTTTTCTATTGAAGTGtatctagtttctgcatcatttaaaaccctactaagataataaatggctctttcgacacCATCTTCATTCACTTGTGCTAACATGCTACCTATAGTAGTGTCGGAAGATGATATATACAATCTCATAGGATTCTTTCCACATGGTGGTGACAAGATAGGAGGATTCGTCAGATAATGCTTgatcttgtcgaatgccttttgATGTTCATCATTCTATTTGAACTTCCCTTGTTTCAGGCGTAGGAGGGGAGAGAAGGCTTGAGTTCGACCACTTAAGTTTGAGATGAATCTTCTCAGGAAGTTTATCTTTCCTAATAATGATTGCAATTATTTCTTAGTTGATGGTGCTTTGGTCTCCATAATAGCCTTCGTCTTATTCTGATTGATTTCTATCCCctttttatggaccacaaagcccaGAAAATCTCCATCCTGCACAAAGAATGCACATTTAAGAGGATTCATCTATAAGCCATGTTTTCTCATTCTTTCAAATGATTGGCTGAGATGGGTTAGATGATTTTCATATGATAtagattttatcacaatatcatctATATAAACCTGCATAAATGTCTCTATATAATCATGGAATATAGAATTCATTGctcgctggtatgttgccccagcattttttaaaccaaatggcatAACTATCCACTCATAAGTGCATATTGCCCCTGGACATCGAAAGGCTGTTTTGGAAACACCCTCTTCAGCAATGAAAATCTAGTTatatccagaatatccatcaagcatGCTAAGATATTCATAGCCTACAGCTGAGTCAACCAGCATCTCTGCCACATGCATTGGATACTCATCTTTAGGAGTTGCTGCATTTAGATCACGAAAGTCTATACATACTCTTAAAGagccatttttcttaattacaggaactatgtttgcaatccattcgacataccttaTGGTCCTGATGAAATTGCATCAaagaagtctttcgacctcttttTTGATCTTTGAGAGGATCTCTGGGGGCGAATCTCCTTGGAGTCTTCTTGATGGGCTTCTTGCCATCCTTGATAGGCAGCTTCAATTCGACTAGTTCCCTCTTCAAACCAGGAATCTCATCATAGTCCCAAGCAAAGCAGTCTTTGTTTTCTCTTAACAGTTCAATTACTCTTACTTTCAACTTGGGGTCCAGTTTAGTGCTGATGTAGGTGATTCTTTTTGTGCTCCCATCTCCAAGATCAATTTCTTCAAGGGGATCTTGCACTAAGATCTTCGCACTCGACGtcactggatctttttcgaatcCCAGAGGCTCTTCGTCATAGATGGCATCTAACCCCTGGTCTGTTAATTCCATAGGCACCTGTTCGTCAGGGGGTTTTGGTTTAAAGTACTCCCCAGGTCCTGCATTATAAATTTCACCATATATGGCTTCGTCATCCATATTAGTTATCTCGGCTTCGAGAGCCGCTTTTCTTTTGTTCTCAGCCATGTAGGCCGAAATCTTTTCGAAAAAAGAAGACTCAAGCATAATCCAGGTCTTCATCCCATCCTGTTGGTCATACTTCAGATGATTCCCCTTCTTCTGGGTCCCCCATAATTTCCCTATCCCACTGAAAGCCATTGGGATGTAGAGTCAAGAAATACAAAGAATTTTTATTTGGGGATTAGATGTCTTCAGTTGGGTGGCATGGTCCTATATGAGCCAAGTTACTGTCGAAGTTCTTCTTATCTACATGGTTCACTTCCGCCATGAAGTAACTTTGGTCAGCTTCAACATTTTCGACTACACAATCTTCTTTCCAGATGGATACCCTCTGATGCATGGTCGAA containing:
- the LOC127082081 gene encoding uncharacterized protein LOC127082081; the encoded protein is MHFVIANRLLKKFEYIDIKHVPRIKNQEANDLEQIASGYRISKEKLEELVEVRGKAMAARLSPTDLESTQLGYANKEEFKVLAIDTLMDTDWRNPIINYLKDPSIDTERKTKYKALSYVLMGNELFKKTPEGILLKCLGENEAYLALSSVHSGACGAHQAGHKMKWLFFRYGTYCPTMLKDYIEFAKGCQECQVHAGIQHAPASELHVPSSRTPFA